A single genomic interval of Falco cherrug isolate bFalChe1 chromosome 8, bFalChe1.pri, whole genome shotgun sequence harbors:
- the MBD5 gene encoding methyl-CpG-binding domain protein 5 isoform X3: MNGGKECDGGDTDGGPPAVQVPVGWQRRVDQSGVLYISPSGSLLSCLEQVKTYLLTDGTCKCGLECPLVLPKVFNFDPGAAVKQRTAEDVKADEDVTKLCIHKRKIIAVATLHKSMEAPHPSLVLTSPGGGTSATPVVPTRAATPRSMRNKSHEGITNSVMPECKTPFKLMIGASNAMGRLYVQEMAGSQQQELHSVYPRQRLGSNELGQKSPYRGSHGGMPSPASSGSQIYGDGSISPRTDPLGSPDVFTRNNPNFHGAPNSSPIHMNRTPLSPPSVMLHGSPIQSSCAMAGRTNIPLSPTLTTKSPVMKKPMCNFSTGMEIPRAMFHHKPPQGPPPPPPPPSCALQKKPLTSEKDPLGILDPIPSKPVNQNPVIINPTTFHSNVHSQVPVMNVSMPPAVVPLPSNLPLPTVKPGHMNHGSHVQRVQHSASTSLSPSPVTSPVHMMGSGIGRIEASPQRSRSSSTSSDHGNFLLPPVAPQSSCSGIKVPPRSPRSTIGSPRPSMPSSPSTKHDGLNQYKDIPNPLIAGMSNVLNPPNNAVFSTASAGSGSLKSQPGLLGMPLNQILNQHNAASFPASSLLSAAAKAQLANQNKLAGNNSNSSSNSGPVASGGNNEGHSTLNTMFPPAANVLLPTTEGQSGRAALRDKLMSQQKDPLRKRKQPTTTVLSLLRQSQLDSSGVSKAGSDLIRKQSQSSFPISSMSQLLQSMSCQSSHMSSNSTTSCGSSNTALPCSGNQMHFADTSMNSGSLQNSLAQSLPLRGEGVHCQNTNTNFVHGTSPGTTNHLAGLINQMQASGNCGMLSQSGMALGNSLHPNPPQSRIQASSTPVIPNSIVSSCNQTSPEAGGSGPSSSIAIAGTSQPAITKTTSVLQDGVIVTTAAGNPLQSQLPIGSDFPFAGHEHSLHFPQNSSSNNNLPHSLNQNLLNSLPISLPVNQQHLLNQNLLNILQPSAGEGDMSSINTTLNNHQLSHLQSLLNNNQMFPSNQQQQHLLQGYQNMQGFQGQPPIPGPANNPNPMACLFQNFQVRMQEDAAVLNKRMITQMGMAPVPESSNTMLPPFQETSCDLQQRTEPSLGQQAKDNLNVAAQGDTSVDAIYKAVVDAASKGMQVVITTAVSSTTQMSPIPALSAMSAFTASIGDPLNLSSAVSAVIHGRNIAVSDHEGRIRNTRGTRILKNSEHGKNSSEGDGYEYYKSASCNTPKKQWEGEQSPVSEINRWKCEEFLDHSTHIHSSPCHERPNNISTLPLLQGEQHQILLSQRNCQSDKMLEENFRYNNYKRTMMSFKERLENTVERCAHINGNRPQQNRGFGELLNTSKQDLILEEQSPSSSNSLESSLVKDYIHYNGDFNAKSINGCVPSPSDAKSISSEDDLRNPDSPSSNELIHYRPRTFNVGDLVWGQIKGLTSWPGKLVREEEVHNSCQQNAEEGKVWVMWFGVHTFTQVEPEKLKTLTEGLEAYNRARKRNRKSGKLNNHLEAAIHEAMSELDKMSGNVHQIPQGDRQVKPPKPKRRKISR, translated from the exons atgaatggTGGAAAGGAGTGTGACGGAGGGGACACGGATGGAGGGCCACCAGCAGTGCAAGTTCCCGTTGGTTGGCAGCGACGGGTGGACCAAAGTGGAGTGCTCTATATCAG TCCCAGTGGGTCTTTATTATCCTGCTTGGAGCAGGTGAAGACTTACTTGCTGACTGATGGAACATGCAAGTGTGGCCTAGAATGTCCTCTTGTTCTTcccaag GTCTTTAACTTTGATCCTGGAGCTGCTGTGAAGCAAAGAACTGCTGAAGATGTTAAAGCGGACGAAGATGTCACCAAACTATGCatacataaaaggaaaattattgcTGTGGCTACACTTCATAAAAGCATGGAAGCACCGCATCCTTCACTAGTTCTAACTAGTCCTGGTGGTGGAACAA GTGCAACTCCAGTAGTTCCTACTCGAGCAGCAACTCCAAGATCAATGAGGAATAAATCACATGAAGGAATTACAAATTCTGTGATGCCAGAATGTAAGACTCCTTTCAAGTTGATGATAGGGGCATCTAATGCCATGGGTAGGCTTTACGTGCAAGAAATGGCTGGAAGCCAGCAACAAGAACTTCATTCTGTCTATCCTAGGCAGAGATTGGGTAGTAATGAACTTGGACAGAAGTCTCCGTATCGTGGCAGTCATGGTGGGATGCCCAGTCCAGCTTCATCAGGATCACAGATATACGGAGATGGCTCAATCTCTCCTAGGACTGACCCACTTGGAAGCCCTGATGTTTTCACAAGGAACAATCCCAATTTTCACGGAGCACCCAACTCTAGTCCTATTCACATGAACAGGACACCTCTGTCTCCACCATCAGTAATGCTACATGGTTCTCCCATACAGTCATCCTGTGCAATGGCTGGAAGGACTAATATACCTCTTTCCCCAACCTTGACCACAAAAAGCCCAGTAATGAAAAAACCCATGTGTAATTTTTCAACTGGTATGGAAATACCACGAGCAATGTTTCACCATAAACCGCCCCAAGGTCCACCCCCACCTCCTCCACCGCCTTCTTGTGCTCTTCAGAAAAAGCCATTAACATCAGAAAAGGATCCACTTGGCATACTTGACCCTATTCCTAGCAAACCAGTGAATCAGAATCCTGTTATCATTAACCCAACTACTTTCCATTCAAATGTCCACTCTCAGGTACCTGTGATGAATGTAAGCATGCCTCCTGCTGTCGTCCCTTTGCCAAGTAATCTTCCTTTGCCAACGGTAAAACCTGGTCACATGAACCATGGAAGTCATGTTCAAAGAGTTCAGCATTCTGCTTCaacttccctttctccttcaccAGTGACGTCCCCAGTTCATATGATGGGATCCGGGATTGGAAGGATCGAGGCTTCTCCCCAAAGATCACGTTCTTCTTCCACATCATCAGATCATGGAAActtcctgctgcctccagtAGCTCCACAGTCATCGTGTAGTGGTATTAAAGTTCCTCCCAGGTCTCCAAGGTCAACAATAGGGTCACCGAGACCATCAATGCCATCTAGCCCTTCCACCAAACATGATGGACTTAATCAATACAAGGACATCCCTAACCCATTAATTGCTGGAATGAGTAATGTATTAAATCCTCCAAACAATGCAGTTTTTTCTACTGCATCGGCTGGAAGCGGTTCCTTGAAGAGTCAGCCTGGTTTGCTGGGAATGCCTTTAAATCAGATCTTGAACCAGCACAATGCTGCCTCTTTTCCAGCAAGCAGTTTactctcagcagcagccaaagcacagctagcaaatcaaaataaacttgCTGGTAACAACAGTAACAGCAGTAGCAATTCTGGACCTGTTGCCAGTGGTGGCAACAACGAAGGACATAGCACTTTAAATACCAtgttccctcctgctgccaatGTGCTTCTACCAACGACTGAAGGGCAAAGCGGCCGAGCAGCACTGAGAGATAAATTGATGTCTCAGCAAAAAGATCCTCTGAGAAAACGAAAGCAGCCGACCACTACGGTGTTGAGTTTGCTGAGACAGTCTCAGTTGGACAGTTCCGGAGTTTCCAAAGCTGGATCTGATTTGATAAGAAAGCAAAGTCAAAGCTCCTTTCCCATCAGTTCTATGTCCCAGCTACTTCAGTCCATGAGTTGTCAAAGCTCTCACATGAGCAGCAATAGTACCACCAGTTGTGGGAGCTCAAATACTGCTTTACCTTGCTCTGGTAACCAGATGCATTTTGCAGACACCAGTATGAACTCTGGCAGTCTCCAGAACTCGCTGGCACAGAGTTTACCCTTGCGAGGGGAAGGTGTGCACTGCCAGAACACAAACACTAACTTTGTCCACGGTACTAGCCCGGGCACAACCAACCATCTTGCAGGTTTAATAAATCAGATGCAGGCTAGCGGGAACTGTGGGATGCTCAGTCAGTCAGGAATGGCTTTAGGAAATTCCTTACATCCAAACCCACCTCAGTCAAGAATCCAGGCATCCTCCACGCCAGTGATACCAAACAGCATTGTTAGCAGCTGTAATCAAACAAGTCCTGAAGCAG GGGGTTCAGGACCATCATCATCAATAGCCATAGCTGGCACCAGCCAACCTGCCATCACAAAGACAACATCTGTGCTCCAAGACGGTGTTATAGTCACTACTGCAGCTGGAAACCCACTTCAGAGCCAGCTGCCCATAGGGAGTGATTTCCCTTTCGCTGGCCACGAACACTCGCTTCATTTTCCGCAGAACAGCTCTTCAAACAACAATCTTCCACATTCTTTGAATCAAAACCTCCTCAATTCTCTACCTATCTCTTTGCCAGTGAATCAGCAACATCTCCTAAACCAGAATCTATTAAATATACTGCAGCCTTCAGCAGGAGAAG GTGACATGTCATCTATAAACACTACTTTGAATAACCATCAGCTGAGTCATCTCCAGTCGCTATTAAACAACAATCAGATGTTTCCTTCAAATCAGCAGCAacagcaccttctccaggggtATCAGAACATGCAGGGCTTTCAAGGCCAGCCCCCAATTCCTGGCCCAGCTAACAACCCAAACCCCATGGCATGTCTGTTCCAAAACTTCCAg GTGAGAAtgcaggaggatgctgctgtcCTAAACAAAAGAATGATCACTCAAATGGGAATGGCACCAGTTCCTGAGAGCTCCAACACTATGCTTCCTCCTTTCCAAGAAACATCTTGTGATTTGCAGCAAAGAACTGAACCATCTCTTGGACAACAGGCAAAGGATAACCTCAATGTTGCTGCTCAGGGTGATACATCGGTGGACGCTATCTACAAAGCAGTTGTAGATGCTGCAAGCAAAGGAATGCAAGTAGTAATCACCACTGCCGTAAGCAGTACAACACAAATGAGTCCCATTCCAGCTTTGAGTGCCATGAGTGCCTTCACAGCCTCAATTGGTGACCCATTAAATCTTTCTAGTGCTGTCAGTGCAGTAATCCATGGAAGAAACATTGCCGTTTCTGATCATGAAGGTAGGATAAGGAACACTAGAGGAACACGAATACTGAAGAATTCAGAGCACGGTAAAAATTCAAGTGAAGGGGATGGGTATGAATATTACAAATCGGCAAGTTGTAACACACCCAAAAAACAGTGGGAAGGGGAGCAAAGTCCTGTCAGTGAGATAAATAGATGGAAATGTGAGGAGTTTCTAGACCATTCTACCCATATCCATAGTAGTCCTTGTCACGAAAGGCCCAATAACATCTCCACACTGCCACTGTTACAAGGCGAGCAGCATCAGATACTGTTATCACAGCGAAACTGTCAAAGTGATAAAATGTTGGAGGAGAATTTCAGGTATAACAATTACAAAAGAACTATGATGAGTTTTAAGGAAAGACTGGAGAACACTGTGGAACGATGTGCACACATAAACGGGAATAGGCCTCAGCAGAACCGAGGATTTGGGGAGTTGCTGAACACTTCTAAGCAAGACCTGATTCTGGAAGAGCAATCTCCAAGTTCCTCAAATAGCTTGGAAAGTTCGTTAGTTAAAGACTATATCCATTACAATGGAGATTTTAATGCCAAAAGCATTAATGGGTGTGTGCCTAGCCCTTCAGATGCTAAAAGCATCAGTAGTGAAGATGACCTAAGGAACCCAGATTCCCCTTCTTCAAATGAGCTGATACATTACAGGCCGAGGACGTTTAACGTTGGCGACTTGGTCTGGGGCCAAATCAAAGGACTGACTTCATGGCCTGGGAAACTAGTAAGAGAAGAAGAAGTTCACAATTCATGTCAACAAAACGCTGAGGAGGGGAag GTCTGGGTAATGTGGTTTGGTGTTCATACCTTCACTCAGGTGGAGCCAGAGAAGTTGAAGACACTAACAGAAGGTCTAGAAGCTTACAACCGAGccagaaaaaggaacagaaa
- the MBD5 gene encoding methyl-CpG-binding domain protein 5 isoform X4 — protein sequence MNGGKECDGGDTDGGPPAVQVPVGWQRRVDQSGVLYISPSGSLLSCLEQVKTYLLTDGTCKCGLECPLVLPKVFNFDPGAAVKQRTAEDVKADEDVTKLCIHKRKIIAVATLHKSMEAPHPSLVLTSPGGGTSATPVVPTRAATPRSMRNKSHEGITNSVMPECKTPFKLMIGASNAMGRLYVQEMAGSQQQELHSVYPRQRLGSNELGQKSPYRGSHGGMPSPASSGSQIYGDGSISPRTDPLGSPDVFTRNNPNFHGAPNSSPIHMNRTPLSPPSVMLHGSPIQSSCAMAGRTNIPLSPTLTTKSPVMKKPMCNFSTGMEIPRAMFHHKPPQGPPPPPPPPSCALQKKPLTSEKDPLGILDPIPSKPVNQNPVIINPTTFHSNVHSQVPVMNVSMPPAVVPLPSNLPLPTVKPGHMNHGSHVQRVQHSASTSLSPSPVTSPVHMMGSGIGRIEASPQRSRSSSTSSDHGNFLLPPVAPQSSCSGIKVPPRSPRSTIGSPRPSMPSSPSTKHDGLNQYKDIPNPLIAGMSNVLNPPNNAVFSTASAGSGSLKSQPGLLGMPLNQILNQHNAASFPASSLLSAAAKAQLANQNKLAGNNSNSSSNSGPVASGGNNEGHSTLNTMFPPAANVLLPTTEGQSGRAALRDKLMSQQKDPLRKRKQPTTTVLSLLRQSQLDSSGVSKAGSDLIRKQSQSSFPISSMSQLLQSMSCQSSHMSSNSTTSCGSSNTALPCSGNQMHFADTSMNSGSLQNSLAQSLPLRGEGVHCQNTNTNFVHGTSPGTTNHLAGLINQMQASGNCGMLSQSGMALGNSLHPNPPQSRIQASSTPVIPNSIVSSCNQTSPEAGGSGPSSSIAIAGTSQPAITKTTSVLQDGVIVTTAAGNPLQSQLPIGSDFPFAGHEHSLHFPQNSSSNNNLPHSLNQNLLNSLPISLPVNQQHLLNQNLLNILQPSAGEGDMSSINTTLNNHQLSHLQSLLNNNQMFPSNQQQQHLLQGYQNMQGFQGQPPIPGPANNPNPMACLFQNFQVRMQEDAAVLNKRMITQMGMAPVPESSNTMLPPFQETSCDLQQRTEPSLGQQAKDNLNVAAQGDTSVDAIYKAVVDAASKGMQVVITTAVSSTTQMSPIPALSAMSAFTASIGDPLNLSSAVSAVIHGRNIAVSDHEGRIRNTRGTRILKNSEHGKNSSEGDGYEYYKSASCNTPKKQWEGEQSPVSEINRWKCEEFLDHSTHIHSSPCHERPNNISTLPLLQGEQHQILLSQRNCQSDKMLEENFRYNNYKRTMMSFKERLENTVERCAHINGNRPQQNRGFGELLNTSKQDLILEEQSPSSSNSLESSLVKDYIHYNGDFNAKSINGCVPSPSDAKSISSEDDLRNPDSPSSNELIHYRPRTFNVGDLVWGQIKGLTSWPGKLVREEEVHNSCQQNAEEGKVEPEKLKTLTEGLEAYNRARKRNRKSGKLNNHLEAAIHEAMSELDKMSGNVHQIPQGDRQVKPPKPKRRKISR from the exons atgaatggTGGAAAGGAGTGTGACGGAGGGGACACGGATGGAGGGCCACCAGCAGTGCAAGTTCCCGTTGGTTGGCAGCGACGGGTGGACCAAAGTGGAGTGCTCTATATCAG TCCCAGTGGGTCTTTATTATCCTGCTTGGAGCAGGTGAAGACTTACTTGCTGACTGATGGAACATGCAAGTGTGGCCTAGAATGTCCTCTTGTTCTTcccaag GTCTTTAACTTTGATCCTGGAGCTGCTGTGAAGCAAAGAACTGCTGAAGATGTTAAAGCGGACGAAGATGTCACCAAACTATGCatacataaaaggaaaattattgcTGTGGCTACACTTCATAAAAGCATGGAAGCACCGCATCCTTCACTAGTTCTAACTAGTCCTGGTGGTGGAACAA GTGCAACTCCAGTAGTTCCTACTCGAGCAGCAACTCCAAGATCAATGAGGAATAAATCACATGAAGGAATTACAAATTCTGTGATGCCAGAATGTAAGACTCCTTTCAAGTTGATGATAGGGGCATCTAATGCCATGGGTAGGCTTTACGTGCAAGAAATGGCTGGAAGCCAGCAACAAGAACTTCATTCTGTCTATCCTAGGCAGAGATTGGGTAGTAATGAACTTGGACAGAAGTCTCCGTATCGTGGCAGTCATGGTGGGATGCCCAGTCCAGCTTCATCAGGATCACAGATATACGGAGATGGCTCAATCTCTCCTAGGACTGACCCACTTGGAAGCCCTGATGTTTTCACAAGGAACAATCCCAATTTTCACGGAGCACCCAACTCTAGTCCTATTCACATGAACAGGACACCTCTGTCTCCACCATCAGTAATGCTACATGGTTCTCCCATACAGTCATCCTGTGCAATGGCTGGAAGGACTAATATACCTCTTTCCCCAACCTTGACCACAAAAAGCCCAGTAATGAAAAAACCCATGTGTAATTTTTCAACTGGTATGGAAATACCACGAGCAATGTTTCACCATAAACCGCCCCAAGGTCCACCCCCACCTCCTCCACCGCCTTCTTGTGCTCTTCAGAAAAAGCCATTAACATCAGAAAAGGATCCACTTGGCATACTTGACCCTATTCCTAGCAAACCAGTGAATCAGAATCCTGTTATCATTAACCCAACTACTTTCCATTCAAATGTCCACTCTCAGGTACCTGTGATGAATGTAAGCATGCCTCCTGCTGTCGTCCCTTTGCCAAGTAATCTTCCTTTGCCAACGGTAAAACCTGGTCACATGAACCATGGAAGTCATGTTCAAAGAGTTCAGCATTCTGCTTCaacttccctttctccttcaccAGTGACGTCCCCAGTTCATATGATGGGATCCGGGATTGGAAGGATCGAGGCTTCTCCCCAAAGATCACGTTCTTCTTCCACATCATCAGATCATGGAAActtcctgctgcctccagtAGCTCCACAGTCATCGTGTAGTGGTATTAAAGTTCCTCCCAGGTCTCCAAGGTCAACAATAGGGTCACCGAGACCATCAATGCCATCTAGCCCTTCCACCAAACATGATGGACTTAATCAATACAAGGACATCCCTAACCCATTAATTGCTGGAATGAGTAATGTATTAAATCCTCCAAACAATGCAGTTTTTTCTACTGCATCGGCTGGAAGCGGTTCCTTGAAGAGTCAGCCTGGTTTGCTGGGAATGCCTTTAAATCAGATCTTGAACCAGCACAATGCTGCCTCTTTTCCAGCAAGCAGTTTactctcagcagcagccaaagcacagctagcaaatcaaaataaacttgCTGGTAACAACAGTAACAGCAGTAGCAATTCTGGACCTGTTGCCAGTGGTGGCAACAACGAAGGACATAGCACTTTAAATACCAtgttccctcctgctgccaatGTGCTTCTACCAACGACTGAAGGGCAAAGCGGCCGAGCAGCACTGAGAGATAAATTGATGTCTCAGCAAAAAGATCCTCTGAGAAAACGAAAGCAGCCGACCACTACGGTGTTGAGTTTGCTGAGACAGTCTCAGTTGGACAGTTCCGGAGTTTCCAAAGCTGGATCTGATTTGATAAGAAAGCAAAGTCAAAGCTCCTTTCCCATCAGTTCTATGTCCCAGCTACTTCAGTCCATGAGTTGTCAAAGCTCTCACATGAGCAGCAATAGTACCACCAGTTGTGGGAGCTCAAATACTGCTTTACCTTGCTCTGGTAACCAGATGCATTTTGCAGACACCAGTATGAACTCTGGCAGTCTCCAGAACTCGCTGGCACAGAGTTTACCCTTGCGAGGGGAAGGTGTGCACTGCCAGAACACAAACACTAACTTTGTCCACGGTACTAGCCCGGGCACAACCAACCATCTTGCAGGTTTAATAAATCAGATGCAGGCTAGCGGGAACTGTGGGATGCTCAGTCAGTCAGGAATGGCTTTAGGAAATTCCTTACATCCAAACCCACCTCAGTCAAGAATCCAGGCATCCTCCACGCCAGTGATACCAAACAGCATTGTTAGCAGCTGTAATCAAACAAGTCCTGAAGCAG GGGGTTCAGGACCATCATCATCAATAGCCATAGCTGGCACCAGCCAACCTGCCATCACAAAGACAACATCTGTGCTCCAAGACGGTGTTATAGTCACTACTGCAGCTGGAAACCCACTTCAGAGCCAGCTGCCCATAGGGAGTGATTTCCCTTTCGCTGGCCACGAACACTCGCTTCATTTTCCGCAGAACAGCTCTTCAAACAACAATCTTCCACATTCTTTGAATCAAAACCTCCTCAATTCTCTACCTATCTCTTTGCCAGTGAATCAGCAACATCTCCTAAACCAGAATCTATTAAATATACTGCAGCCTTCAGCAGGAGAAG GTGACATGTCATCTATAAACACTACTTTGAATAACCATCAGCTGAGTCATCTCCAGTCGCTATTAAACAACAATCAGATGTTTCCTTCAAATCAGCAGCAacagcaccttctccaggggtATCAGAACATGCAGGGCTTTCAAGGCCAGCCCCCAATTCCTGGCCCAGCTAACAACCCAAACCCCATGGCATGTCTGTTCCAAAACTTCCAg GTGAGAAtgcaggaggatgctgctgtcCTAAACAAAAGAATGATCACTCAAATGGGAATGGCACCAGTTCCTGAGAGCTCCAACACTATGCTTCCTCCTTTCCAAGAAACATCTTGTGATTTGCAGCAAAGAACTGAACCATCTCTTGGACAACAGGCAAAGGATAACCTCAATGTTGCTGCTCAGGGTGATACATCGGTGGACGCTATCTACAAAGCAGTTGTAGATGCTGCAAGCAAAGGAATGCAAGTAGTAATCACCACTGCCGTAAGCAGTACAACACAAATGAGTCCCATTCCAGCTTTGAGTGCCATGAGTGCCTTCACAGCCTCAATTGGTGACCCATTAAATCTTTCTAGTGCTGTCAGTGCAGTAATCCATGGAAGAAACATTGCCGTTTCTGATCATGAAGGTAGGATAAGGAACACTAGAGGAACACGAATACTGAAGAATTCAGAGCACGGTAAAAATTCAAGTGAAGGGGATGGGTATGAATATTACAAATCGGCAAGTTGTAACACACCCAAAAAACAGTGGGAAGGGGAGCAAAGTCCTGTCAGTGAGATAAATAGATGGAAATGTGAGGAGTTTCTAGACCATTCTACCCATATCCATAGTAGTCCTTGTCACGAAAGGCCCAATAACATCTCCACACTGCCACTGTTACAAGGCGAGCAGCATCAGATACTGTTATCACAGCGAAACTGTCAAAGTGATAAAATGTTGGAGGAGAATTTCAGGTATAACAATTACAAAAGAACTATGATGAGTTTTAAGGAAAGACTGGAGAACACTGTGGAACGATGTGCACACATAAACGGGAATAGGCCTCAGCAGAACCGAGGATTTGGGGAGTTGCTGAACACTTCTAAGCAAGACCTGATTCTGGAAGAGCAATCTCCAAGTTCCTCAAATAGCTTGGAAAGTTCGTTAGTTAAAGACTATATCCATTACAATGGAGATTTTAATGCCAAAAGCATTAATGGGTGTGTGCCTAGCCCTTCAGATGCTAAAAGCATCAGTAGTGAAGATGACCTAAGGAACCCAGATTCCCCTTCTTCAAATGAGCTGATACATTACAGGCCGAGGACGTTTAACGTTGGCGACTTGGTCTGGGGCCAAATCAAAGGACTGACTTCATGGCCTGGGAAACTAGTAAGAGAAGAAGAAGTTCACAATTCATGTCAACAAAACGCTGAGGAGGGGAag GTGGAGCCAGAGAAGTTGAAGACACTAACAGAAGGTCTAGAAGCTTACAACCGAGccagaaaaaggaacagaaa